The following DNA comes from Candidatus Cloacimonadota bacterium.
GAGTATCAGTTTCAATGCTCATTATAAAAAGTTAAACTGCTAAGACTAAAACCTTCAGTACACTGAGGGTTTTATTGTTGGCAACTTTTATCTTTACAAATCAGACACCCTAAAATGAGGGCTACCATGTTATAATTAGCACAACTATTTTGTAAAAAACAAATGTTGAGCGTCGGAATTATTGAAAATATACCCTTACGCCAAGGGGGTACCAGGCTCGATGGTCATCAGAATCACAGCAACAAGGCACGTTGAGACAGTCGTGTTGATGATAAATATAAAAAACAAATAAGCGCCTGAAAAACGGCTTGAATTTAGGGTTTTCCGGCGATTTACCATCTGCCGTAAATGTGTTTTTGGGTGGCGAAAATGCCGGGTAGCCCGCCGTTTGACCAATTACGACCTTATCAATATAATATAAGCTATAGAGAAACCTACATATAAGGAGGGACACTTGATGGAGATATTTAGTAAACTGGAAGAATATGATTACGAACAACTAGTGTTTTGCCAGGATAAAAGCACCAGGTTAAAAGCAATTATTGCTATTCATGATACTACATTAGGGCCGGCGTTAGGCGGAACAAGAATCTACGATTATGAGACTGATGAAGAAGCGATTGAAGATGCGTTAAGATTGGCTAAAGGTATGACATATAAAAATGCGGCTCTGGGATTAAACCTTGGCGGCGGGAAAGCAGTCATTATAGGTGATCCAAAGAAGATAAAAAGCGAAGCATTGTTTAGAGCTTTTGGCAGATTTGTTGAAGGACTAAACGGTAGATACATAACCGGTGAAGATATGAATGTAACACAATCGGACGCTGCATATATTAATTGTGAAACGAGTTATATAGTGGGTTTGGAGACAGGAAGCGGCAATCCTTCGCCGATGACAGCTTATGGAGTATTTAAAGGGATGCAAGCAGCTGTTAATGAAATTTATGGCAGCGATGATTTAAAAGGGAAAATCGTGGCAATTCAAGGATTAGGAGCTGTCGGAAGACTCCTAGCCGAGTTATTGCATGAAGCAGGAGCCAAATTAATTGTAACTACAAGAGATCAAGCAAAAATTGATAAAGCTGTAGCAGAATTAGGCGCAACTGCAGTAGGACTGGATGAAATATACGGAGTAGAATGTGATGTGTTTTCGCCCTGCGCCATAGGTGCTGTAATAAACGACAAAACAATTGAGCAACTAAAATGCAAAATTATTGCCGGTTCGGCTAACAACCAATTAGCCGAGTCAAAACATGGTGATATTCTTGAGGAAAAAGGAATACTTTACGTACCGGATTATGTAATAAACAGCGGCGGTGTTATTAATATAATTGATGATATATCGGGACGAGAATATAACAAAGCAAATGCCATGAAAAACACTGCAAAAATTTATGACGTCTGCAAGAAAGTGTTTGAGTTAGCTAAAAGAGACAACATTCCAACATATAAGGCAGCTGATAAAATGGCTGAAGATAGAATCGCGTCAGTAAGCAAAATCAAAACAATTTTTAATAGAAAATAGTCTTCCGGCATAACACACGTTGAGTGTGCTGTGTTGACAGAATAGATAACACTTTGTTTTTACTAAGCTTGAGGTGATAAGACAGATGTGAATTTTACGCTGTGACGAAAAAAAGATGCTGACAATTTTATTTTTCAACACTATTCTATATATGGAATAGGTCAATAGGAGGAACAAATAATGGGTGCATTGAGAAAAGTGCTCAAAGCAGACCCAACGGATTGGCTACTTGAAAAAAACAACCCTTCCGTACGCTATGCTGCATTAACAAATATTTTAGAAAATCCAGTTGATAATAATGAATTACAAGCTGCCAAACAACAACTCATGGAAACAGGTATCGTGTTCAATATGCTTCAAAGGCAGAGGGAAAGTGATTATGTTCAAGCCTACCCCCGATATTATGCTTATAAGTATAAAGGGCTTGTTTGGTCATTGATTACACTTGCATAATTAGGTGCTGAGGTAACGCCACAAATTAAAGAGCTATGTGAGTACATATTAGAAAATTCTCAAGAGAGGGAGGAAGGAGGCTTTTCTCAGAATACAGCAAAAAAGACAGGCGGTGGTAGGAAAACAGAAGTAATCCCCTGCCTGACCGGAAATATGGTGTGGAGCGTGATACACTTTGGTTATCTCGACGACCCGAGATTGCAAAAAGCTATCGGCTGGATTACCAAGTTTATGCGTTTCAATGATGGTGTAGCTGATGACCCTCAAGTACCGCCATATAATCGGTGGGAAATATGCTGGGGTGCGCACAGCTGCCTTATGGGTGTAGTCAAGGTGCTCAAAGGATTAAGTGCAGTGCCGATAGAAAGACGATCGAAAGAAATAAACGACACAATTCAAAAAGCAACTGAATTTATTTTGATTCACCATATTTATAAACGTAGTCATAATCTAAACCGAAAATCAAAACCTGGTTGGCTCAAATTCGGTTTTCCTTTAATGTATCAGACGGATGTGTTGAAAATATTGGATATCCTGACTGGGATGGGCATTAAAGACAGTCGTATGGATGACGCCATAAGCATAGTTATAGCAAAACAGGACGAAATGGGCAGGTGGAAAGCGGAGAATACCTATAACAGTGACCGTTTATTAGTTCCAATTGTCCAAAAAGACAAGCAGAGCAAATGGATTACCTTTAGGGCTATGAGAGTATTAAAAAGATATAATCAAACGTGTAAATCAGGAGGAATGCATATTGACTCAAATTGAAATGGTTCTACTTGCTTTACTATATGAAGAAGAATATGGCTCTCCTGCCCGTAAAGTATACTTTATTAATGATGGTTTCAGGGAAACTGTACGGGATACAATTAAAAAAGCACTTCACTCTCCCCAGCGTGCAAAAAGCTCGTCAGAGGAAAAGCCTTTCCTTTATCTCGCTAACGTGATATAATGGGAAAGTGTTTTTAGACTGAAATTGGAGGAATGAAAAATGAAGAAATTATTATCTTTGCTTTTTGCACTAACCATGATTCTTGCGTTGGTTGCTTGTGGCAATACGGAAGCTAATCAGTCTCAGGGTGAAAGTGATTTGAGTTATGTTCAGGGAAATGGCAAGCTGATCATTGGTTACACCGATTATGCTCCCATGAATTATACAGATGAAAGTGGCACTTTTACCGGTTTTGACACAGAGCTGGCAACCTTGATCTGTGAGAAGCTTGGTCTTGAGCCTCAATTTGTCGAGATCAACTGGGATACCAAGGAAGTGGAACTGAATGCAAAGTCCATTGACTGTATTTGGAACGGCTTGACAATCGACCCCGAGCGTAAGGAAACTATGGAAATTACCAAGCCATATGTGAAGAATGCGCAGGTGGTTCTGATGAAGGAAGACGCTATATATAATGGTACGGCATCCTTAATAGGCAAGACTGTAGCGGCAGAGCAGGGCTCCGCTGGTGAAGATACCATTAAGGCCGATGATAACCTGAAGCAGGCAAGCTATGTTCCCAAGACCTTGCAGACTGAGTGCTTGATGGAATTGAAATCCGGGACTTCTGACGCGGCTGTGTTAGACTTAACCTTGGCAAATACCATGACTGGTGAAGGCACCAGTTATGCGGATATTATAATTGTAGATTACTTGGGCGAAGAGAATTATGGGGTTGCCTTCCGCAAGGGTTCTGACATTTGTGCAGAAGTGAACAAGATTTTCGACCAACTTGTTGCAGACGGCACCATGGCTACATTGGCTGAAAAGTACGGACTGGATCTGGCTGAATAGGCTTATGGCACATAGAAAATGGAGCGAGGGGCAGAGGACTAAACCTCTGTCCCACCGCTTGTATGTTGAGGTAAGAGAGATATGAATCAGATTCCTGTGATTGTTGGTCGGCTATCGGAGAGCTTTTTGCTCAATTGTAAGCTTTTTGCATTAACGCTTTTGTTCTCACTACCGTTAGGGCTGTTGATTGCTTTTGGATCCATGAGCCGCTTTCGTCCTCTTCGGTGGTTGGTGAGAACATTTGTTTGGATAATCCGAGGAACGCCGTTGATGCTGCAGCTTATCATAATTTTTTTCGGACCGGGTCTACTGGACATGCCTTTTTCCTGGCCAAGTGGTGCATCAGGGCGTTTTGTTGCTGCAACCGTTGCCTTTATTATCAACTATGCCTGTTATTTTTCGGAGATTTATCGAGGCGGTATTGAGAGCATACCGGCGGGCCAATTTGAAGCGGGTCAGGTCCTGGGCATGACAAAGAGACAGATCTTTTTCAATGTAACATTGCTTCAAGTAGTGAAGCGTATCCTTCCGCCAGTTGGTAATGAGGTGATTACCCTAGTGAAGGATACATCTCTTGCACGCATCATTGCAAATAAAGAGATCATTATGATGGCTGGAGAATACAGCAGTAAAGGACTTATTTGGCCCCTCTTTGCCACAGGCATCTATTTCCTTGTCTTTGTGGGGGCGTTAACCTTACTG
Coding sequences within:
- a CDS encoding leucine dehydrogenase, translating into MEIFSKLEEYDYEQLVFCQDKSTRLKAIIAIHDTTLGPALGGTRIYDYETDEEAIEDALRLAKGMTYKNAALGLNLGGGKAVIIGDPKKIKSEALFRAFGRFVEGLNGRYITGEDMNVTQSDAAYINCETSYIVGLETGSGNPSPMTAYGVFKGMQAAVNEIYGSDDLKGKIVAIQGLGAVGRLLAELLHEAGAKLIVTTRDQAKIDKAVAELGATAVGLDEIYGVECDVFSPCAIGAVINDKTIEQLKCKIIAGSANNQLAESKHGDILEEKGILYVPDYVINSGGVINIIDDISGREYNKANAMKNTAKIYDVCKKVFELAKRDNIPTYKAADKMAEDRIASVSKIKTIFNRK
- a CDS encoding amino acid ABC transporter substrate-binding protein; amino-acid sequence: MKKLLSLLFALTMILALVACGNTEANQSQGESDLSYVQGNGKLIIGYTDYAPMNYTDESGTFTGFDTELATLICEKLGLEPQFVEINWDTKEVELNAKSIDCIWNGLTIDPERKETMEITKPYVKNAQVVLMKEDAIYNGTASLIGKTVAAEQGSAGEDTIKADDNLKQASYVPKTLQTECLMELKSGTSDAAVLDLTLANTMTGEGTSYADIIIVDYLGEENYGVAFRKGSDICAEVNKIFDQLVADGTMATLAEKYGLDLAE
- a CDS encoding amino acid ABC transporter permease, yielding MNQIPVIVGRLSESFLLNCKLFALTLLFSLPLGLLIAFGSMSRFRPLRWLVRTFVWIIRGTPLMLQLIIIFFGPGLLDMPFSWPSGASGRFVAATVAFIINYACYFSEIYRGGIESIPAGQFEAGQVLGMTKRQIFFNVTLLQVVKRILPPVGNEVITLVKDTSLARIIANKEIIMMAGEYSSKGLIWPLFATGIYFLVFVGALTLLLDWLENKLSYFRT